A DNA window from Methylobacterium sp. NMS14P contains the following coding sequences:
- a CDS encoding precorrin-3B synthase, translating into MPTGDGLLARVHPPLGILTLDQARAVAEGARRFGNGHLDLTARANLQIRGVTEATRAPLAAWLAAQGLGDVRADGGPQRLTLTSPLAGHDPDETVDVPTLAAAIETAGLAIPGLPAKTLVVVEGRPGRAVPEADLSVVAEGPGRVAIAVAHGETPRTLLTCAEDAAPGHVAALLGVFARTGRRRMRDLSDGEMAALTGALCSGRPAPSAGSAKARGGFAPGREPARPAGARDLRSVAIDAPFGRCTADALERVAARATAIGADEIRLSATRGFVLLVPATASDAAAAATAALAAEFIVVPDDPRRAIAACTGAPGCASGSTPTLADAARLAAAFGPLAASGRAAHVSGCAKGCARPGPADLTLVGRDGLYGVLVGGAPGDEPAMDLPIEAVLERLGRAEIDGLSAAFAPEITPSACGRTRRPA; encoded by the coding sequence ATGCCGACCGGCGACGGGCTGCTCGCGCGCGTGCACCCGCCGCTCGGGATCCTGACCCTGGATCAGGCCCGCGCAGTGGCGGAGGGCGCGCGGCGCTTCGGGAACGGCCACCTCGATCTCACCGCGCGGGCCAATCTCCAGATTCGCGGCGTCACCGAGGCGACGCGGGCGCCGCTGGCCGCCTGGCTCGCGGCCCAGGGCCTCGGCGACGTGCGCGCCGACGGCGGCCCCCAGCGCCTGACACTCACCAGCCCCCTGGCGGGCCACGATCCGGACGAGACGGTCGACGTGCCGACCCTGGCCGCTGCCATCGAGACCGCGGGGCTCGCGATCCCCGGGCTGCCGGCCAAGACCCTGGTCGTCGTGGAGGGCCGCCCCGGCCGGGCGGTCCCGGAGGCGGATCTCAGCGTCGTCGCCGAGGGGCCGGGCCGCGTCGCGATCGCGGTCGCGCACGGTGAGACCCCGCGGACGCTCCTGACCTGCGCGGAGGACGCGGCGCCCGGCCACGTGGCGGCCCTGCTCGGCGTCTTCGCGCGGACCGGCCGGCGCCGGATGCGCGACCTGTCGGACGGCGAGATGGCCGCGCTGACCGGAGCGCTGTGCTCCGGAAGGCCGGCGCCATCCGCCGGCTCGGCGAAGGCGCGGGGTGGCTTCGCGCCGGGACGGGAGCCGGCACGTCCGGCGGGCGCACGGGACCTCCGGAGCGTCGCCATCGACGCGCCCTTCGGGCGCTGCACCGCCGACGCGCTCGAACGGGTCGCCGCCAGGGCGACGGCGATCGGGGCGGACGAGATCCGCCTCTCGGCCACGCGCGGGTTCGTGCTGCTGGTGCCGGCCACCGCCTCGGACGCGGCGGCGGCCGCGACGGCGGCCCTCGCGGCAGAGTTCATCGTCGTCCCCGACGATCCGCGGCGCGCGATCGCGGCCTGCACGGGGGCCCCGGGCTGCGCCTCCGGATCGACCCCCACGCTCGCGGACGCGGCGCGCCTCGCGGCGGCGTTCGGCCCTCTGGCGGCCTCGGGCCGCGCCGCGCACGTCTCGGGCTGCGCCAAGGGCTGCGCGCGGCCGGGCCCGGCCGACCTGACCCTCGTCGGCCGGGACGGGCTCTACGGCGTGTTGGTCGGGGGCGCGCCCGGCGATGAGCCGGCGATGGATCTCCCTATCGAGGCCGTGCTGGAGCGGCTAGGAAGGGCCGAGATCGACGGGCTCTCCGCCGCCTTCGCGCCGGAGATCACCCCTTCGGCATGCGGGAGGACCAGGAGACCGGCATGA
- a CDS encoding cobalamin biosynthesis protein codes for MGLDQAVTGALVAGIGFRRETDAEEIAGLIDRALALVGAARSSLAAVATAADRAADPAIRAAAAGFGLAPHPIPAAALEARDAEVVTRSARIERLRGVGSLAEAAALAGAGPRSRLALPRIASGGATCALAVRYDTTREP; via the coding sequence GTGGGCCTGGACCAAGCCGTGACCGGAGCCCTGGTCGCCGGCATCGGCTTCCGCCGGGAAACAGATGCTGAGGAAATCGCGGGACTGATCGACCGCGCCCTCGCCCTGGTCGGCGCCGCGCGGTCGAGCCTCGCGGCCGTGGCCACGGCGGCCGACCGGGCCGCGGACCCGGCGATCCGCGCGGCGGCAGCCGGATTCGGCCTGGCGCCGCATCCCATCCCCGCCGCCGCGCTGGAGGCGCGCGACGCCGAGGTCGTCACCCGCTCGGCGCGGATCGAGCGCCTGCGCGGCGTCGGCTCGCTGGCCGAGGCGGCGGCCCTCGCCGGCGCGGGCCCCCGGAGCCGCCTCGCCCTGCCCCGGATCGCGAGCGGCGGCGCCACTTGCGCCCTGGCCGTCCGATACGACACGACACGGGAACCATGA
- the cbiE gene encoding precorrin-6y C5,15-methyltransferase (decarboxylating) subunit CbiE — protein MSADSLSSVPWLSIVGIGEDGRAGLTPSAAAALDAARVVYGGRRHLALAGPLDAETRPWPSPIHEAYPDILARRGRPTCLLATGDPFHYGIGAEIARLVPACEIRAFPQPSAFSLACARLGWPLAECALVTLHGRALTRIVPHLQPGSRLLVLSWDGTTPGALAALLRDRGFGASTLTVLEAMGGPRERVRTARADAFDEVDIDPLNTVALAVAGAGRALPLAPGLDDGLFENDGQLTKAEIRALTLSALRPHPGQHLWDVGAGAGSIAIEWMLRHASLRATAIEGRPDRAERIRRNAVALGAPDLAVVAGTAPGALAGLPAPDAVFIGGGVSEPGVLPEALAALRSGGRCVANAVTLEGEAALLAAFAAHGGTLRRYGVERASPVGGMHGWRPAMPVTQWAWTKP, from the coding sequence ATGAGCGCTGACTCGCTGTCGAGCGTCCCGTGGCTGTCGATCGTCGGGATCGGGGAGGACGGCCGGGCCGGACTGACGCCGTCCGCCGCCGCCGCGCTCGACGCCGCCCGCGTCGTCTACGGAGGCCGGCGCCACCTCGCCCTCGCGGGGCCGCTCGACGCGGAGACGCGGCCCTGGCCGAGCCCGATCCACGAGGCCTATCCAGACATCCTCGCCCGGCGTGGCCGGCCGACCTGCCTCCTCGCCACGGGCGACCCGTTCCACTACGGCATCGGCGCCGAGATCGCCCGGCTGGTGCCGGCGTGCGAGATCCGCGCCTTCCCGCAGCCCTCGGCCTTCAGCCTCGCCTGCGCCCGGCTCGGCTGGCCGCTCGCCGAGTGCGCGCTGGTCACGCTGCACGGCCGCGCGCTGACCCGGATCGTCCCGCATCTCCAGCCGGGGTCGCGGCTGCTCGTCCTGTCGTGGGACGGCACGACGCCCGGCGCCCTCGCCGCCCTGCTGCGCGACCGGGGCTTCGGCGCGTCGACGCTGACGGTGCTCGAGGCGATGGGCGGGCCGCGCGAGCGCGTCCGCACGGCCCGCGCCGACGCGTTCGACGAAGTCGACATCGATCCGCTGAACACGGTGGCGCTCGCGGTGGCGGGTGCCGGCCGCGCCCTGCCCCTCGCGCCGGGCCTCGACGACGGCCTGTTCGAGAATGACGGGCAGCTGACCAAGGCCGAGATCCGGGCTCTGACGCTGTCGGCGCTGCGGCCGCATCCGGGACAGCATCTCTGGGATGTCGGTGCCGGCGCCGGCTCGATCGCGATCGAGTGGATGCTGCGCCACGCGAGCCTGCGCGCCACCGCCATCGAGGGGAGACCGGACCGCGCCGAGCGGATCCGCCGCAACGCCGTCGCGCTCGGCGCGCCGGACCTCGCCGTCGTCGCCGGCACGGCCCCCGGCGCGCTCGCCGGCCTGCCCGCGCCGGACGCGGTGTTCATCGGCGGCGGCGTGTCGGAGCCGGGGGTCCTGCCTGAGGCGCTGGCGGCGCTGCGGAGCGGCGGTCGCTGCGTGGCCAACGCCGTGACCCTCGAGGGCGAGGCCGCACTGCTCGCGGCCTTCGCGGCGCATGGCGGGACGCTCCGCCGCTACGGTGTGGAGCGGGCGAGCCCGGTCGGAGGGATGCACGGCTGGCGCCCCGCCATGCCGGTGACCCAGTGGGCCTGGACCAAGCCGTGA
- a CDS encoding precorrin-2 C(20)-methyltransferase codes for MDGFERLDGPTEEVPAAAVTGTLYGVGMGPGDPELLTVKAQRILMRAPVLVHFCKRGRRGNARTIADAILRDPAREMALAYPYTTEIHPEHPDYVAALAGFYDDAAGQLADHLGAGRDVAILSEGDPFFYGSFMHLWRRLKDRFPVEVVPGVTGMSGCWTRAGTPITWGDDVLTVLPATLSLDALTERLRGTDAAVVMKLGRHLPKVRAALSAAGLLARAVYVERGTMAGERVVMLADKADDDAPYFSMVLLPGEGRRP; via the coding sequence ATGGACGGTTTCGAACGCCTCGACGGCCCGACCGAGGAAGTCCCCGCGGCCGCGGTCACGGGCACGCTCTACGGCGTCGGGATGGGCCCGGGCGATCCGGAGCTGCTGACCGTGAAGGCGCAGCGCATCCTGATGCGCGCGCCCGTCCTGGTGCATTTCTGCAAGCGCGGACGGCGGGGCAACGCCCGCACCATCGCGGACGCGATCCTGCGCGACCCGGCCCGCGAGATGGCCCTCGCCTATCCCTACACGACCGAGATCCACCCCGAGCACCCGGACTACGTGGCGGCGCTCGCCGGCTTCTACGACGACGCGGCCGGGCAGCTCGCCGACCACCTGGGTGCCGGGCGGGACGTCGCGATCCTGTCGGAGGGCGACCCGTTCTTCTACGGGTCGTTCATGCACCTGTGGCGGCGCCTGAAGGACCGCTTTCCCGTGGAGGTGGTTCCGGGCGTCACCGGCATGTCGGGCTGCTGGACCCGGGCCGGCACGCCGATCACCTGGGGCGACGACGTCCTCACCGTCCTGCCGGCGACCCTGTCGCTCGACGCCCTGACCGAGCGCCTGCGCGGCACCGACGCGGCCGTGGTGATGAAGCTCGGGCGCCACCTGCCGAAGGTGCGGGCCGCCCTGTCGGCGGCCGGGCTGCTGGCGCGCGCCGTCTACGTGGAGCGCGGCACGATGGCGGGCGAGCGGGTCGTGATGCTGGCCGACAAGGCCGACGACGACGCGCCCTACTTCTCGATGGTGCTCCTGCCCGGAGAGGGCCGTCGGCCGTGA
- the cobJ gene encoding precorrin-3B C(17)-methyltransferase, with product MSGSLTVVGLGPGDAALLTESARRALDAAEDVVGYFPYVARVPERPGLVRHASDNRVEIDRARHALQLAASGRRVAVVSGGDPGVFAMAAAVFEAVEYGEPGWRDLAITVEPGITAMLAAAARLGAPLGGDFCALSLSDNLKPWPVVTARLEAVLRADFVVALYNPISTARPWQLGAALEIAAGIRAPDTPVMFARAVSRPDEAIRVATLAEAAAVPTDMATMVILGASTTRLIPRAGRTPLVYTARKVEGPA from the coding sequence GTGAGCGGGAGCCTCACCGTCGTCGGCCTCGGGCCGGGCGACGCGGCCCTGCTGACCGAGTCGGCCCGCCGGGCGCTGGACGCGGCGGAGGACGTCGTCGGCTACTTCCCGTACGTGGCCCGCGTGCCCGAGCGTCCCGGCCTCGTCCGGCACGCCAGCGACAACCGCGTCGAGATCGACCGGGCGCGCCACGCGCTGCAGCTCGCCGCTTCCGGGCGCCGGGTCGCGGTCGTCTCCGGCGGCGATCCCGGCGTCTTCGCCATGGCGGCGGCGGTGTTCGAGGCGGTCGAGTACGGCGAGCCCGGCTGGCGCGACCTCGCCATCACGGTGGAGCCGGGCATCACCGCGATGCTCGCCGCCGCGGCCCGGCTCGGCGCCCCGCTCGGCGGGGATTTCTGCGCGCTCTCGCTCTCGGACAACCTGAAGCCCTGGCCGGTCGTGACCGCGCGGCTGGAGGCGGTGCTGCGCGCGGATTTCGTGGTGGCGCTCTACAATCCGATCTCCACCGCCCGGCCCTGGCAGCTCGGGGCGGCACTGGAGATCGCGGCCGGGATCCGCGCGCCCGACACGCCCGTGATGTTCGCCCGCGCGGTCAGCCGCCCGGACGAGGCGATCCGGGTCGCGACCCTCGCCGAGGCGGCCGCGGTACCGACCGACATGGCCACGATGGTGATCTTGGGCGCCTCGACGACGCGGCTGATCCCGCGCGCGGGCCGGACGCCGCTCGTCTACACCGCCCGCAAGGTCGAGGGACCGGCGTGA
- a CDS encoding precorrin-8X methylmutase yields the protein MIRAEADLGRWSGAAERVVVRMIHACGMTDLPADVEMAPDFAAAGVAALQAGAPILCDVRMVADGVTRARLPAGNEVICTLGDPRVPDLSKSLGTTRSAAAMELWREHLPGSVVAVGNAPTALFRLLELLDAGVAPPAAVIGIPVGFVGAAESKEALARDGRVPFVVVHGRRGGSAMTAAAVNALASEVE from the coding sequence ATGATCCGCGCCGAGGCCGATCTCGGGCGCTGGTCGGGCGCGGCCGAGCGCGTCGTCGTCCGCATGATCCATGCCTGCGGCATGACCGACCTGCCGGCCGACGTGGAGATGGCGCCCGACTTCGCCGCGGCCGGCGTCGCGGCCCTCCAGGCCGGCGCGCCGATCCTGTGCGACGTCCGCATGGTCGCCGACGGCGTGACCCGGGCCCGCCTGCCGGCCGGCAACGAGGTGATCTGCACACTGGGCGACCCGCGCGTGCCGGATCTCTCCAAGAGCCTCGGCACGACCCGATCCGCGGCCGCCATGGAGCTGTGGCGGGAGCACCTTCCGGGCAGCGTCGTGGCGGTGGGCAACGCCCCGACCGCCCTGTTCCGCCTCCTGGAGCTGCTCGACGCCGGCGTGGCGCCGCCCGCAGCGGTGATCGGCATCCCGGTGGGCTTCGTCGGCGCAGCGGAGTCGAAGGAGGCCCTGGCACGGGACGGCCGCGTGCCCTTCGTGGTCGTGCACGGGCGGCGCGGCGGCAGCGCCATGACGGCCGCGGCGGTCAACGCGCTCGCCAGCGAGGTCGAGTGA
- a CDS encoding cobalt-precorrin-6A reductase, which translates to MDKAPMNKAPMNTPPWITGTMRILILGGTGEASALVRSLAGRRDRAVTLSLAGRTAAPKPEPVPTRIGGFGGAEGLARYLEAEAITRLIDATHPFAARMSANAARAAALTGVPLLAIRRPAWNREPGDDWIEVDGMEEAVAALGAEPRRVFLTIGRQEAGAFAAAPQHSYLARTVEPLGGILPVPHLTALEARGPFDAASEAALMRASRIEIVVSKNAGGAATYGKIAAARGLGLPVVMVRRPGKPDVPSVADAAGARRWLDAGDHAGPSTLRAV; encoded by the coding sequence ATGGACAAGGCGCCCATGAACAAGGCGCCCATGAACACGCCGCCCTGGATTACCGGCACGATGCGGATCCTGATCCTCGGCGGGACCGGCGAGGCGAGCGCCCTGGTGCGGTCGCTCGCCGGCAGGCGGGATCGCGCCGTGACGCTGTCGCTGGCGGGCCGGACGGCGGCACCGAAGCCCGAGCCGGTGCCGACCCGGATCGGCGGGTTCGGCGGCGCCGAGGGTCTCGCCCGCTACCTGGAGGCCGAGGCGATCACCCGCCTGATCGACGCGACCCACCCGTTCGCCGCGCGGATGTCGGCCAACGCCGCGCGCGCGGCGGCCCTGACGGGGGTGCCGCTGCTCGCGATCCGCAGGCCGGCCTGGAACCGCGAGCCCGGCGACGACTGGATCGAGGTCGACGGGATGGAGGAGGCGGTCGCCGCCCTCGGCGCGGAGCCCCGGCGCGTGTTCCTGACGATCGGCCGGCAGGAGGCCGGGGCCTTCGCGGCGGCGCCCCAGCACAGCTACCTGGCGCGGACGGTCGAGCCGCTGGGCGGGATCCTGCCGGTGCCGCATCTCACCGCACTGGAGGCGCGCGGACCGTTCGACGCCGCGTCCGAGGCGGCGCTGATGCGGGCGAGCCGGATCGAGATCGTGGTCAGCAAGAACGCCGGCGGCGCGGCGACCTACGGCAAGATCGCGGCGGCGCGCGGCCTCGGCCTCCCGGTCGTGATGGTGCGGCGGCCGGGCAAGCCCGACGTGCCGAGCGTCGCGGACGCCGCCGGCGCGCGCCGCTGGCTGGACGCGGGCGATCACGCCGGTCCCTCGACCTTGCGGGCGGTGTAG